One window from the genome of Spiractinospora alimapuensis encodes:
- the def gene encoding peptide deformylase: protein MTYRPIVRFGDPVLTTPTEPVTSFGQDTRKLVRDLLDTVDAPGHAGVAATQIGVSQRVFSYNVEGTIGYLINPSIVELSEDTQDGEEGCLSIPGLYFPTVRAQHAVARGVDLDNEPVTLEGSGLMARCLQHEIDHLDGMLYVSRLERELRRTAMRQIRQSEWFLPDQEPVKGGLPSAFGG, encoded by the coding sequence ATGACCTACCGCCCCATCGTCCGGTTCGGCGATCCGGTTCTGACGACGCCGACCGAACCCGTCACGAGCTTCGGTCAGGACACGCGGAAGCTGGTGCGGGACCTCTTGGACACCGTGGACGCGCCCGGGCACGCTGGGGTCGCGGCGACGCAGATCGGTGTGAGCCAGCGGGTCTTCAGTTACAACGTCGAGGGCACGATCGGCTACCTCATCAACCCTTCGATCGTGGAGCTGTCGGAGGATACCCAGGACGGTGAGGAGGGGTGCCTGTCCATTCCGGGCTTGTACTTCCCCACGGTCCGCGCGCAGCACGCGGTGGCCAGGGGTGTTGATCTCGACAATGAGCCGGTGACGCTCGAGGGGTCCGGTCTGATGGCCCGGTGCCTACAGCATGAGATCGACCACCTCGACGGCATGCTCTACGTCAGCCGGCTGGAGCGTGAGTTGCGCCGTACCGCGATGCGTCAGATCCGTCAGTCGGAGTGGTTCCTCCCGGATCAGGAACCGGTCAAGGGCGGACTCCCGAGCGCTTTCGGGGGTTGA